Part of the Coriobacteriaceae bacterium genome is shown below.
GGCAGCACCGCCACCCGCGTTGAGGGGCTGCATAAACTCACGATACGTCCCGCCGGACAATATCGGCCCATGACCATACAGTAAACAGCAAAGGGGGCTGGGAATCACTTCCCAGCCCCCTTAACGTAGGCACCGATTTTAAAAGCCGATAGCCTTAATCGATGGAAATCTTCGTAACGTTCTTCTTCTCGACAATCTTAGGAACCGTAACGGTAAGGATGCCGTCAGCGTACTTTGCAGAAAGGCCCTCGCTCGAAGCATCCTTCAGGTACACGCCGCGCGTCGCGCTGTACGAGCTGAACTCCTTCTGCAGGAAGTTCTTACCCTCGTTCTCCTCGTCTTCCTCGACATTCACGCTAATGGACAGACGGCCCTCGTTAAGCTCGACATCGATATCGTCCTTGGCGACGCCGGTCAGATAAGCCTTGACCTCATAGCCATCGCCCTTATCCTCAACGTCAACGGGGAACGCCTTAGAGGCAATCGAGCTGTTCGCTAGGTCGCTCATATCATCAAAGAGATCAAACAACGAGCTAGCAGAGGGACGAACACCAAAAACCGAACGATAAGGAACCATGCTTGCCATGACTACCACTCCTTTAAGGGACTGCCGAGCCATCTTCTAGGTGGCAGGGACTTCTTTTGACGCTCTAATATATGCCCATCCATTTCTTATATATACATTTTGATATAAAGTTTTTTAAGTCTCTTTCTATAAGCATATCTAAGTCTGGTCGACTAAGGTTTTAACGAAGCTAAAGTTCTTTGAACCGTGCCTTAAATACCATATACGCGGCCTGTCAAAACGAAGCGGAGGGCTTACAATGAGCGCATACACGTTGTTAATGACAACCTAAGGGCATCATGGACGATCAGACCTCCGACAATTCGTTTGAGTCGCTGCAGAACGATAGTTCTGCCTATTCACAGCCCATACGCTACCATCGTCCCCATATTTCCCAAGAGCCCATTAACGATGCAGAGCCTGAGTATGTAACTCGCAATCGATATCAAACCCTAGAAGAATCTCAATCAGCGCGCAGACACATGGGTGTCGCCTCGAGCGATCCGGTGTATCTAAAAGATGCCCCATTATCCAAAAACAGCGCAAGCAGCCAGGAGCAGACACAAACACCCACAAAGCAACATCGCAGAGGGCCCCGTCCCAAGCAAACTCTAACGCATTCCGCCCGCTATCTCGAGACGCCTAAGCAGGGGAAATCGATATTTACATCGTCAAACAGACGGCGCAGACAGCACCGTCTCCAAATTGCGCTCTTGATCATTGCCATCGTGGCAATCGCGCTGGTCATTCATTTTGTTTTCTTCAAATAGAAAAGGCTATTAAGCCATAGAGGCGTTTAGCTCATATCGACCAAACGCAAAAAAGGGGGAGGCCGCGAGGCCTCCCCCTTCTACATTCCCA
Proteins encoded:
- a CDS encoding Hsp20 family protein; the encoded protein is MASMVPYRSVFGVRPSASSLFDLFDDMSDLANSSIASKAFPVDVEDKGDGYEVKAYLTGVAKDDIDVELNEGRLSISVNVEEDEENEGKNFLQKEFSSYSATRGVYLKDASSEGLSAKYADGILTVTVPKIVEKKNVTKISID